A genomic window from Cystobacter ferrugineus includes:
- a CDS encoding cytochrome P450 gives MSTHSSPYPDASVTSGCPFSGRSFNPLAPPLHEHIQALFTQARREQSVFYSEAMGAWVVTRHEEICAILRDPRRFSSHMESQILQSLLPEPRAYLVNAGYRSIPLLYDDPPEHTRSRRILARLFSKDTLASLEPLVRTLTEKLVDGFVQDRQVELVSRLAYPLPIQVIFEWMGLPPEMMDTFKKWAHHLTLMLSLQARTLEMQNECVRGVTDMQHYVAGLISERVELPREDGLSVLAQWLVEETTLDAMELAAMVMVLISAGHETTSSLLGMAVRVLLEQPERWRRMLEEPHSIPQVVEEVLRYETPVITVARNTTTQVEVGGVTIPAGARVVLAVLSGNRDERRFTEPEDFDPERPLLGQHLAFGRGIHVCVGAGLARLEARVMLEVLARRLPGLRLVEPPQLVSGPVRHHERLLLAWD, from the coding sequence ATGAGTACCCACTCGTCCCCATATCCAGACGCCTCGGTCACATCCGGCTGCCCTTTCTCGGGCAGGTCCTTCAATCCCTTGGCGCCCCCCCTGCACGAGCACATCCAGGCCCTCTTCACCCAGGCCCGGCGCGAGCAGTCCGTCTTCTACAGCGAGGCGATGGGCGCCTGGGTGGTGACGCGCCACGAGGAGATCTGCGCCATCCTGAGGGACCCGCGGAGATTCTCCTCGCACATGGAATCGCAGATTCTCCAGTCGCTCTTGCCGGAGCCCCGGGCGTACCTGGTGAACGCGGGCTACCGCAGCATTCCCCTGCTCTACGATGACCCACCCGAGCACACGCGCTCCCGGCGGATCCTCGCCCGGCTCTTCTCCAAGGACACCCTCGCCTCGCTCGAGCCCCTCGTGCGCACCCTCACCGAGAAGCTGGTGGACGGGTTCGTCCAGGACCGGCAGGTGGAGCTGGTCAGCCGCCTGGCCTACCCGCTGCCCATCCAGGTCATCTTCGAGTGGATGGGCCTGCCGCCGGAGATGATGGACACGTTCAAGAAGTGGGCCCACCATCTCACCCTGATGCTGTCGCTCCAGGCCCGGACGCTGGAGATGCAGAACGAGTGCGTCCGCGGGGTGACGGACATGCAGCACTACGTGGCGGGGCTCATCTCCGAGCGAGTGGAGCTCCCGCGCGAGGATGGCCTGAGCGTGCTGGCCCAGTGGCTGGTAGAGGAAACCACCCTGGACGCGATGGAGCTGGCGGCCATGGTGATGGTGCTGATCTCCGCCGGCCACGAGACCACCTCCAGCCTGCTGGGAATGGCGGTACGGGTCCTGCTGGAGCAGCCCGAGCGCTGGCGGCGGATGCTCGAGGAGCCGCACTCCATTCCCCAGGTGGTCGAGGAGGTGCTGCGCTACGAGACGCCAGTGATCACCGTGGCCCGGAATACCACCACGCAGGTCGAGGTGGGCGGGGTGACGATCCCCGCCGGCGCGCGGGTGGTGCTGGCGGTGCTCTCGGGCAACCGGGACGAGCGGCGCTTCACCGAGCCGGAGGACTTCGACCCCGAGCGGCCCCTCTTGGGGCAACACCTGGCCTTCGGCCGGGGCATCCACGTCTGTGTGGGAGCGGGCCTGGCCCGGCTGGAGGCGCGGGTGATGCTGGAAGTGCTCGCCCGCAGGCTGCCCGGGCTCCGGCTGGTGGAGCCTCCCCAGTTGGTTTCAGGCCCGGTGCGCCACCACGAGCGGCTCCTGCTCGCCTGGGACTGA
- a CDS encoding glycine betaine ABC transporter substrate-binding protein, producing MLEAAVAEKRWVVIPLWHPQFLHHRYTIRALAEPKGLLGGVDQATLVIRRDGGLV from the coding sequence ATGCTGGAGGCGGCCGTGGCGGAGAAGCGCTGGGTGGTCATCCCCCTCTGGCACCCGCAGTTCCTCCACCACCGTTACACGATTCGCGCGCTGGCGGAGCCCAAGGGCCTGCTCGGCGGAGTCGATCAGGCGACACTGGTCATTCGCCGCGACGGAGGCCTTGTCTAG
- a CDS encoding dienelactone hydrolase family protein produces MAVQAVDIKTPEGTLDARLYHPDGEGQWPAVLLLTDAMGIRPAFEAMANRLMAAGYVVLLPNVYYREGRAPLPGLTEGSFEDEAFRKRIFGLIASLTPERIKTDAAALLDFLAGQPQVKGPRVGVVGYCMSGSIAMRMMADFPDRIVAAASYHGGRLATDEPSSPHLLASKLKGELYFGHADQDFFMPAEAIARLEAALKSAGIKHQSEIYVGARHGFAVEGSSVYDKDASERHWQTLLDLFGRTLKR; encoded by the coding sequence ATGGCCGTGCAAGCTGTCGACATCAAGACCCCTGAGGGAACGCTGGACGCCAGGCTGTACCATCCTGACGGAGAGGGACAGTGGCCGGCGGTGCTCTTGCTCACGGACGCCATGGGCATCCGTCCCGCGTTCGAGGCCATGGCGAACCGGCTGATGGCGGCGGGCTACGTCGTGTTGCTGCCCAACGTCTACTACCGGGAAGGCCGCGCGCCGCTGCCCGGCCTGACGGAGGGCTCGTTCGAGGACGAGGCGTTCCGCAAGCGCATCTTCGGGCTCATCGCCTCGCTCACCCCCGAGCGCATCAAGACGGATGCCGCCGCGCTGCTCGACTTCCTCGCCGGACAGCCCCAGGTGAAAGGGCCTCGCGTGGGCGTGGTGGGCTACTGCATGAGCGGCTCCATCGCCATGCGCATGATGGCTGACTTCCCGGACCGGATCGTCGCGGCGGCCTCGTACCATGGTGGGCGGCTGGCCACGGATGAGCCCTCCAGCCCCCACCTCCTCGCCAGCAAGCTCAAGGGCGAGCTGTATTTCGGCCATGCCGATCAGGACTTCTTCATGCCCGCCGAGGCCATCGCGCGGCTGGAGGCGGCCCTGAAGTCGGCGGGCATCAAACACCAATCCGAGATCTACGTCGGCGCCCGCCATGGCTTCGCGGTGGAGGGCTCGTCCGTCTACGACAAGGATGCCTCCGAGCGGCACTGGCAGACGCTGCTCGACTTGTTCGGCCGGACGCTCAAGCGCTGA
- a CDS encoding MOSC domain-containing protein: MPTLSSLSIYPLKSCAELPLTHATVEPLGLQHDRRWMAVRSDGTCMTGRELPGFVHLRAVPVPEGLHLSAPGMPELVVPVPPADAPRLDVNVWNDICSAARAGDDADRWLSTYLREPARLVYVDARMQRPVDPKHAAPEDRVGFADAYPLLLISEASLADLNTRLPQPVEMNRFRPNLVVSGCEPFAEDRWKRLRIGEVELTLVKPCARCAFINVDTRTARPDSAQQPLRTLATYRNRDNKVMFGQNVIARRTGVLRVGDPVEVLEEV; this comes from the coding sequence GTGCCTACACTCTCCTCCCTGTCCATCTACCCGCTCAAGTCCTGTGCGGAGCTGCCGCTGACCCACGCCACGGTGGAGCCCCTCGGGCTGCAACATGATCGCCGCTGGATGGCGGTGCGGTCGGACGGCACCTGCATGACGGGCCGCGAGCTGCCCGGCTTCGTGCACCTGCGGGCCGTGCCGGTGCCCGAGGGACTCCACCTGTCGGCGCCCGGTATGCCCGAGCTCGTGGTCCCCGTACCTCCGGCCGACGCGCCCCGCCTCGACGTCAACGTTTGGAACGATATCTGCTCGGCCGCCCGGGCCGGGGACGATGCGGACCGGTGGCTCTCCACGTACCTGCGCGAGCCCGCGCGGCTGGTGTACGTGGACGCGCGCATGCAGCGCCCCGTGGATCCCAAGCACGCCGCGCCCGAGGACCGGGTCGGCTTCGCCGACGCCTATCCGCTCCTGCTCATCTCCGAGGCCTCGCTCGCCGACCTCAATACGCGCCTGCCCCAGCCCGTGGAGATGAACCGCTTCCGCCCCAACCTCGTGGTGAGCGGCTGCGAGCCCTTCGCCGAGGACCGCTGGAAGCGGCTGCGCATCGGCGAGGTGGAGCTGACGCTCGTCAAGCCGTGCGCCCGCTGCGCCTTCATCAACGTGGATACGCGCACCGCCCGCCCCGACTCCGCCCAGCAGCCCCTGCGCACCCTCGCCACGTACCGCAACCGCGACAACAAGGTGATGTTCGGCCAGAACGTCATCGCGCGCCGCACGGGGGTGTTGCGCGTGGGGGATCCGGTCGAAGTGTTGGAAGAGGTCTGA
- a CDS encoding YihY/virulence factor BrkB family protein — translation MTIARRARKIFKLARQAVSEWSEDNAPMFAASLSYYTLFSIAPVLVIAVSVAGMVFGEEAARGQIQAQLEELVGRGSAEIIGQMMISARKPEAGILATTIGLVALIFGATGVFVQLQDSLNHIWDVKPKPRNGVIAFLRSRFLSFAMVLVIGFLLLVSLVVSALLAALGAWFSNLIPGWTVMWQGVNLLISFSVITVLFAMMYKILPDTHVSWRDVWLGAAVTSLLFSLGKFLIGLYLGRSAVASSYGAAGSLAVVLLWVYYSAQILFLGAEFTQVYARGHGSHSHPTPARPPRPEARAPGAEAHSI, via the coding sequence ATGACGATCGCGCGTCGCGCCCGGAAGATCTTCAAGCTCGCCAGGCAGGCGGTGTCGGAGTGGAGCGAGGACAACGCTCCGATGTTCGCCGCCTCGCTCTCCTACTACACCCTCTTCTCCATCGCCCCGGTGCTGGTCATCGCCGTGAGCGTGGCGGGCATGGTGTTCGGCGAGGAAGCGGCGCGGGGACAGATCCAGGCGCAGCTCGAGGAGCTGGTGGGCCGCGGCAGCGCCGAGATCATCGGGCAGATGATGATCAGCGCGCGCAAGCCGGAAGCGGGCATCCTCGCCACCACCATTGGCCTCGTCGCCCTCATCTTCGGCGCCACGGGCGTGTTCGTGCAGTTGCAGGACTCGCTCAACCACATCTGGGACGTGAAGCCCAAGCCGCGCAACGGCGTGATCGCCTTCCTGCGCAGCCGCTTCCTGTCCTTCGCCATGGTGCTGGTGATTGGCTTCCTGCTGCTGGTGTCGCTGGTGGTGAGCGCCTTGCTGGCGGCGCTGGGCGCATGGTTCTCGAACCTGATACCGGGCTGGACGGTGATGTGGCAGGGAGTGAACCTGCTCATCTCCTTCAGCGTCATCACCGTGCTCTTCGCGATGATGTACAAGATCCTCCCGGACACCCACGTGTCCTGGCGGGACGTGTGGCTGGGCGCCGCCGTGACGTCGCTGCTCTTCAGCCTGGGCAAGTTCCTCATCGGGCTGTACCTGGGACGCAGTGCCGTGGCGTCGAGCTACGGCGCGGCGGGCTCGCTGGCGGTGGTGCTGCTCTGGGTCTACTACTCCGCGCAGATCCTCTTCCTCGGGGCCGAGTTCACCCAGGTCTACGCCCGCGGCCACGGCAGCCACAGCCACCCGACACCGGCACGCCCCCCTCGTCCCGAGGCCCGGGCCCCAGGCGCGGAGGCCCACTCCATCTGA